The following nucleotide sequence is from Pochonia chlamydosporia 170 chromosome 4, whole genome shotgun sequence.
ACGACGGATAGTGGACGAGGGCGCTGCGGAGGGATACGCGTTCAAAATTGGCTTTGAGCTGGAGTTTGTGCTTCTCGAGAAGAATGAGTTGACACCCGCGGCACCGGGGTTGACTGGCGTAGGGAGTAATTCGCCCTGGTACAGATCGAATGTATGGCctttgatggaggaggtgaTTACGGCGCTGGCAGATGCGGGCATCCTCGTCGAACAAGTGATTAAGGAAATGGGCCCTTCGCAATGGGAGGTTGCCCTGCCGCCTTTACCACCTGTTGAGTCGGTAGACGCGTACATGTACGCCCGAGAAACGATTCGCAATGTTGCCCACAAGCATAATGTCGTGGCGACGTTCTATCCCACCCCGTATGTGGGCGATGGCCAACCCTCAGGAGAGCATATCCATGTATCGGCCACGAAGggcggcgacgacggcaCAAGCAATACCTGGAATCCGGATGAAATGATGGCCGGGATACTAAGCCATGCGCCTGCCCTGGCGGCCATTGGACTACCGCAGAGTGATTCGTATATCCGCGTGGGGAATGGTAAGATGGGAGCAGGTGGCATGGTAGCTTGGGGAGATAACCATCGTGATGTTCCGGTGCGGAGGATCGGCAGAAATCACTGGGAAGTGAGGGTCCATGACTCTACGGCGAATGCGTATGCTATGGTGGCGGGAATGATAGCCGCCGCAATGGACTTGAAAGCTCTTGATATTGGGGGGTTGACGAGTAAGTTCCTGTGGATTGTTAGGAAATATGTACTAATAATCTTTAGAATTCACGCCATTTTGTTCAGAGGAGGAGCTGAAGGCGCTGAATATGACGAGAAAGTTGCCTCATTCgctggaggaggcgctgAAGGAAGTGGAAGATGAGAGGGAGTGGCTTGAGAAGACGCTGGGGAAGGACTATGTTAAGtggtttttggtgttgaaacGAGGAGAGTTGGAAAAGCTGGGTGGTATGGATGTTGagcagaggaggaagctTTTGGTTAATCACTTTTAGGGTGCATGTGAGGAGTAGTTACTGGGTGAGATTAAGGGCTCTTCAAGTTTGAGAAGACTTTAGTAGCATTGTCTTTCGTTGGGCATGGTCGAGATGGCAACGTGGGAAGAAAGGTAGTTACGATTATGACATAGTTGATGAATGTGTCCTAGCACAGAGATTTATTACCACGTGAAGAAAAGAATTGCTCGTAGCAATAGCTGCTATATAGACTGGCATGAGGTGCAACCAGTGCGGCAATAGAGTAGTTACAACACGTTGCTCTTGGACAATTACACCAGATCAAATACCTGATCACATAAACTCCGTTacgaaacaaacaaaacagaaGCAAGTCTATACACGCTACCCAGAACCCGTAATTGTATCCCACAAACCCCCAACCTTATCCGTAATCCAATCCCACCATCCCTTCACTGTATCTCCAACCGATCCACTCCCCTCATCTTTCCCATCGCCCTCGGGCTTTCCACCATCCTTGGTAGGTTCCGCAGCAGGAACCTCCGTACTAGTCGACGTAGGTGACCCCGTCggctcatcaacaccaactacGAtcgacgacgatgccacAATTTTAGTTGGCCGTGATGCGTGAACAAATTGCGTAGAATGAGTGGTCTCTGGATGGGGCGGATCCGCGGGCGTTTCTTGCTGATTCTCAGCGTCATGGCTGCCGACTGGTTTAAGGGGGAGTCTCAACGTTCCGTTATTCGGTTGTGGCTTCATGCCTAGCGAGTCGCATAAGATGTTGTatacttcaatgttttctGCAGGTTGTTAGTAAAATACATATGGCGACAGGATGAGGCACTTACGGAAGGGCTCGACACGACTGTTCGCCGGGTGTGGAAACGCTGGTCCTCGAGCAATAAAAATAGCTCTCATAAGAGGATGTTCGTGGTCGTAGCCGTGCAGGCCACGAGGGTGATACACCAGCcccttctccttggcctccGTTACCACAAACTCCTTTTTGGTGACAATAGCCCAGCCGGTCTTGGGGACAACCCACAGAGGGGCAATgcggtggttgttggaaAAGTGATACTTTTTGGGCATGTCCACATCACGGAGGTAGACGTCAAAGTTGGGATTCGACTTGGCCTTCTCCTTGAGTTGGTCGTATAAAGGCTGGATATCTTTGTTGTCCTTGGGTCGCAGACCGTACAGTGGCCAGCCATCTGTATGCTCAATCTTGGACGTGTCGATGAGATCCTCTAGCTGAAGCAGGCGGGAGGTATCTGTAGTAGCCATGCCGTGGTCAGATACCACGATGACGTTGACAATCTTTGTGAGATTGCGAGCTTCGAGCCCCTTGAAGAGGCTGTCGAGCATAGTGTCGACGGATTGAATAGTCGACCTGATCTCGGTGCTATTCGGGCCGTACTTGTGACCGTCCGTATCGACATTTGGGACATACGCCGCAATGAGCTGGGGTCGCGAGTCCTTTGCTTCCAACGCTGCGTTCTCCTTTCCAGGCATGTCGAGGAAGCCTAGTATCCTTGAGACTTTGCGGTCGAGCGGCTCATTGCCGTTGTATTTGTCGACAATGCTCGCAAAGGTCTCCTGGATATGGGCCTCGCTTCCGGGCCACATGTGCACTGCAGACCGGATGCCCTGTTTCTCAGCCGACACCCAGAACGGCTGTCCTCCCCACCACTTTGGATCCAAACTCCTCGCTGGGTCGGTGTAGTAAAACTCAGCTTTGAATTCTGGATCCCAAAACGTGTTTCCAACAATGCCGTGTGCCTCGGGATATAGACCCGTTGCCAATGTGTAATGGTTAGGGAATGTGAGAGAGGGAAAAGACGGCAGCATATACTGCGGCGACACACCCTCCTTGACAAAGGCATTCAGTCTAGGCGTCAGGCCGCGTTGCAGGAAATCCGCACGGAAACCATCCAAACTAAGAATGATTGTCGTCGGTGCAAACAGGGCCGTTCCATTGCTGAGCAATTGCCCGTGAGGCAGTGCGCTCTTCCGGACAGCTTCCAGGCCACAAGGACAAGTATAGCAAACCCGATAGCAATAAGGGAATGTAAGAACAACCACCTCCGCCAACTGCGACCTCGGTTGCCTCTAGCCTGTGCCACCAGGTTCAATCGTCGTCGGTCGGCTTCCTCGCTGTCCTCCCGCTCGCTGCTATCGCCGGTGGAACTGCCGTCCTTCATGCCAccttcttccatctcatacATCAGTTCGCCGTCTTCGCCATGACGAGCATCTTCCAGCAATCTGTCCCTTTTCTGTTTCCTCCTCGTCCGTCTGGCTTCTCGTTTCTCAGACACCAGGTTCTCCATGGAGGCATTCGGCGACGATAACTGCGATGAACTTCCTCGGCGGCCGAAAATCTTCAGGGCGCTGGGGACTGAGAGCCCGGACCCCCGTCGTTGGCgctccttttcctttctgGATGTGGTGACCAGGCGGTCgagctcttcttcctccatcaaGACGATTCTGTCGGCGGCGCGCAGCTCGCGGCTGTTTCGCGCCCGTAGCTGCAGCTGGTCATCGTCGCTGTCTGTGTCTTGGTCGCTTCGGGAATGGAGGGATGCTGCGTCGTCGTCGTATGCGATGGGGGAGAGCAGTGATGCGCTGTCAGTGCGCTCTGCTTTGGGTAGGTTTGTATCGAGTCTGTCGAGGGACATTGTGTCGACTCCAAGGCAGTGGCTACCTGCCTTGGGGGAGTGTCATTGATGGGTATAACCTGGATAGGCTGgtcgttgatgaagaatATGGTTTCGACCTGTTTTGAATTGAGATCGGAAGCTGAAGACGAAGTCAAGGTGACAGGGTCCAATCGGACAGGGGTGCAATCTGGCTCTAGCTTACCCTGTACGAGACTGGATGTCAAATTCTCGATTGACGGAAATGATGAAACGAATTCGTTAAAGTATTGAAATAGAAGGACTGCCCTTTCACGGCATATATAATGGACTCCTATCGATTTGGCTTGTTTTCGTAGCTTAATAGGTGCGAGAGTTTGCTGTCACTACCGTGAGTTGGCTATGTGACCGTGGAACGCATCAAATGACCTTCATCCCgtctcatcaccacacaTCTATAAGATTTTCAAACTTCTTACAATGATAACATCGTTTTCTGACCGAAAAACACAAATATAATCTCTATCATGTCCCTATACTTATGCCCATAGCTTCACAGAAGCTGACTCTCACATTACcctccacaacaccacaacaccacataCAGAGTGATCACCATCCTGCAACAACTCTGCAACAGTTTCAACCATATCGCCATCCCATCATCTAcaccaaactcctcaacGCACCCCCCTTACTAACAAACCacccctccgcctcctccatcccCAGCAAACTCGAAATCCACATCCTCCCAAACCGATCAACATCATCCGCCCCCGCCTCGCTCAACACCTCCCCAAACTGCGCATCCGTCACCACAAAATGCCTCTTATCCCTCCACGCCCTCGCAAACTGCACCGGCGTCCCCGCATTCCACAAATACGCCGACATGGTCCACGAGTGGCACAACCCCAGCCTCCCATCGCACTCGAGCCCCTTCTGCCCCGCGACCAGCCGATACACctgcaggaagaagaaggcgaacAGGACGGTCCGCCGCGCCGACTCCTGCAGGATCCAGTCGTTCCAGAAGTCTCGCGTCGGGGCGAGCGGGTACAGCGGCAGTTCCTTGGCGGGGGACTCGAGGTCGAAGCGCACGTGGGCGAGGAGGCACATGGCTGACTCTTCGACGTCGGGGATGATGCGCTCGGCGGAGGCGCGGGCGTGGATGTCCCCGTCGAAGAGGCGGATGGTCTGGTAGAGGATGAGGGATTGGGTGTGCGCGAGGATGTCGATGAGCGTGGTGGGTGGtggggaggagaggaggtcTTTTACGCGGAGGTCGATGGCGCGCAGGATTATGGGTGCGTTGATGGGCGTTTTGGCGAGGTAGAGGGCGCATGAGGCGTGGGCGTCTTTGAattgtgagttgtgagtGTTGATATTGGAGGATTGGTGTTGTGTGAACTGACCTTGCATGGATTTGGGCATGCCATCTTTGTATAACAGGGGGTGACACCACGGTGTTTGTGTTTCCAAAATCATTAGTGATGGTGCTCTCTTGATTTCATCAATTGCAAATCGTAATCGCTTCGAAATCACTTCCTCTATGTGCAGTTCCCGTGTCGTGGGCGCCATCAACGACGTATTCTGCTGTACTAGTTCCATCAACGGGCTGTCCATGCTGTACCCAGGTAAAGCAAAGTCTGTAATTCCAATACACGAAGTATCTAGATTGTCAAACATGCCAGCAATACCAGCGTCAAAGTGTACCACCGGAGCAGAAGGACATGACAGCACAGCCGGCGAAATAGTAGGTTCCTCCAAGAGAGACGCAGCAGCAGGCGAATCAGCATTACGTTGTACCATCCGCCTCCCACCACGCTGCGGATATTCACAAGGAAGATTGCGTTGCGAGCATCGTAAACACGCGGGCAAGGCAAAGTCGCACCGTCGTTTGGCCTTGATGCATGCACCGCAGGACTtccgccgaggaggaggattcCCGCGCTCACGGGCGGTAAGGGAGCCACTCATTTTGACTTGTGGTGGGGAAGAAGGTGGCCTTTTTGTTGCAGCGGTGTGAAAGGATTTGACAGATTGTAGGCGAATTGTTGCTTGGATGGCATTGTGCTGGTggaagttgaggttgaaggtgAGAGTGAGATTCACGAGGTTGTGGAAATGCGCCGGTAAAGTGGGTCGGCGGAACTCCGCCCGGCTGGGTTTTGCGGAGTGGATGCCGAATTTGGCAATTGGCGGAGCTCCGTTTTGTTTGACAGCTTTGTGAGTCGAGTTTCTGTAAGTTGGATTTTGAAGTTATAAATTGATAGATATTTCTCACAGATGATATACATTTGACTTTACACGCAAGCCTTAATTAAAGACGGCTTCCAACCTTGTATCGAtcgcttctcatcaacaacacctcATACTTTCACGAACCAGTTATCCACACCATCTACACATCTTTACAATTCTTATCTTCTGGCCATATTCACTCCCGTATTCCAAAATACTGAGCAATAACCAAGTCTCAACTCTCTCCGCCATTCTCACCCTCCATATTCTGAACATTAAGAAACACTTCAGTCTCAAATCTCACCCAACCACCCACAGCCCACTAGCAacacatcacaaccaccacaaccacaaccacacaagAACCAGCAACaatgtccatcttcatctgcgGCATCACCGGCACCCAAGGCTCCTCCATCGCCACCCACATCCTCAcatccccctccccccctcCCATCCACGGCATAACCCGCAACCCAACCTCCCCCCCCGCCAAACACCTCACCTCCCTCGGCGCACACATCCTCCCCGCAAGCTACACCGACACCGACACCCTCACCACCGCCCTCTCCACCTGCCGcgccctcttcctcaacctctCCCCGTCATTCACATCCCCCACCGAAGAACTCACCACCGCCCAGACCATCATCAAAATCGCCCGCGCCCAAGGCGTCCAACACATCATCTACTCCTCCGGCATCAGCGTCAACGACGCCCAGTCCCTCCCCAACTGGGACCCCGAGTCGCCGACCGCGGCGGTCCTACTCTCAAAACAAGCCATCGAGCGGGAAGTCCGCTCCGCCGGGTTTAAGTACTACACGATTCTCCGGCCAGGCAGCTTCATGAGCAATTACGTGCAGCCCCTGGTGAGGATGTACGCAGGGTTAGTGGACGAGGGGCGGTGGCGCACGGCGATGCAGAGAGACACGCTGATTCCGTTGGTGGATGTCGATACGATAGGAAGGTTTGGCGCGGCTGCGCTGAGGGACCCGGAGAGGTTTAACGGGAAAGAGATCGAGTTGGCGGATGAGTTTGCGACGGTGGATGAGGTTTTGGGcaagttggcggcggtgacGGGGAGGGATTTGAAGGCGGTGTATATGACggatgaggaggttgatgcgGAGAAGGGGACGAATCCGTTTGTGGCGGgtatgttgatgatgagaggGTTGGCTGGGTTTGTGGACTTGGAGAAGGTGAAGGAGTGGGGGATGCCTGTGAGTTCGATGGATAAGTTTATTGAGAGGGAGAAGAGTCGAGTGTTGGAGACGTATGGGCGAGGTGATTGAGTAGCACATTGGGTGGAAAGGTTGATCAACTGAACAAATACTCTCGTCCAAGTTCTTCTTTCTCCCGCGAGCAGCAATAGGACGAGAATGAACTGGCAGTTTGCGGCTTGTACAGAGAGAAGAAACAATATAAGCTTTATGATGGTGCTTACACACACTCTATCATGTTTATGCTATACACATCATGTACATAGGTGCGTCGTGATCCTATTCGTTCCAAATATAGCTTCAGTCCCTGCTCTTGATGCTAACCTTGACTATTGCAACGCCAGAATACCATATGTGTTTCCCAATGCGACAAATCCGGACTGGTATACCCTGCCAAAATTAACGCCAGTGCAAAAATTCTTTCAATAAAAGCTTCTCtgatcatcatcttcaacttccatTGCTTTGGAATGTTGGTGAAGGGTGCTCGGGCGCATCGTGCCATGTACCACTGGCTGTATTCGAGCTTTGCCGTGGCCAACCGATGGGCATGTTAGACATCCTTCGTTGGGTTCCTACGCTCTCGCTTCGAACACGACCGATTCTCACCACTGCGGTCTCTATGGATTGGTTGGTCCCCACGGCGCTATTCGTCGAATTTCTTTGGCTGCCCATACCGACTATAATGCCACCCTTTTCATTTAGTGATCTGGttgcaccaccgccagcagCCGCGGaaattgctgcagctgcagagCTTTGAAAGCCCTTGAACTGCTCTAGTGGCGTCTTATCTGACGTTTCATCCACAAACAACCATCCGATGCCGGTTAACAGACTGATAATGACCACAGCAGTCAAAATAGCCGCCCCAGCTTGATCACCGGCCGTAATCGGTCCATAATCCGGAGGCTTTGGCTCGTCTCGACCCATGTCACCTCCGCCGAGGCCTGGGTTGCCTTTGCTAGTACCACCGTTGTCGTGTGTCACCGGGCCAGGACGTTCTTGGACCATACATGCCAAGGTAACTTCCATTGCGGCCATCTGCTGGCCAACATCAGTCGAACCATCATATTTGTTCTGATTCCACTTGAGACCACACATGCGCTTGTTGGCACCTCCAACGCATTGTTTGGCCGCCGCAACCGCTGATGCGCGCAGATATGGCATCACAAAATCGTAAGTATGCGGCGCCCACTTGGTGATTGCGGCAAACCAACGACTAAGGTAGGCCTTAAATGACTGCTGATCCAAGTTGCAACGATCGACAGGCTCACACGCAACCTCCGTCATGATGTTCTTGTCCGGACCTGTGAAGAACACCTTGCTGGCATCGAGCAACTTATCCAACCGGTCCTTCCAAACAGGGTTTTCCGTATAGTTGTACATGGCGGCAGCGCCTAGAATAAAGCCACCGGAATTGTAAGAGAACTGATAGGGGACGTGATCGGTACAATTAGTGCCAATATGTGCGCCGTCAATAACCCGCCAGTATTTGTCGATAAAGCCAACGCCAATCATCCAATCCCATGACTTTTCGGCCCAGTCAGCGTAAGAGTTGTTGCCAGTGTAAAGAGCAAGCCTTGCGCCGAGGGCAAAGAAACAGGCCTGTGAAATGGAGTTTTTGTAATCGTAGCCCTGGTTCCACTTGAATATCTGCCATCGTAACCCGCCGTTACAGTGTTCGGTATCCCATCGAGCTGCTTGAGTATTGAATACAGCCTGGGCGAGCGCCAGCCATTGAGGCTTATCCTTGGGCGGGTCAGGGAACTTGTTTTCTGCGGCGCTCATGACAGCTAGCCCCCAAAACCCTTGGTCATCGTTTCCTTCTGTCAAGGTTTGGTTTCGCGGCATGTAGTCGTTGGTGTCGCCGACTTGGAACAGGAGAGCTTGTTCCACGAGCTTGTTGTACTGATCGTCACCCGTGTAATACCAGTAGTCTACAAGCGCGCCCATCAAAGCACCAGCCTCCCACCCTGAGTCTTGTAGTCAGAGAAAGCTTCTTCAGAAACAGGGAGAATGAACAGGGGGCATCCATGGGGTGGCGGGAGACAGATGTCATGGTTAGCATTCAACTTACAGTAATAAggttgaggaagaagaccCGGTGTCCCTCCAGGCTTGTCGCCGGTGTAAAATGTCAAGAGGTCCTCAGCCATTtgtttggcaatggtttTAATGGAAGCTACAAGAGCAAATGGTTAGCCAAGGTTCTGCTGCTCCAAGACAATGCTCAGTTTAACGGTGAAGCTGATGGTGCGCAAACATGTGAGTACGTACTGGTTGAATTAGGGTCTAGATTGTATGCAAATGTGAGAGGACTCGCCAACAAAAACATTATTGCAGCAAGCAATTTGCCGAAGCTGCCTGTAACTCGAATGCACCCCATGACGAATGGATGACTTGGAACTCGTAGACAaagttcaacaacatcaGGCAACCCGGTGCTGGTCCATTCGCACCTAACAACCAGTTGGTTCAGCAAACGAAGTGGTGCATTGATCGAGATATTTGTTTTAGAGATTCGCAATATAGTTGAAATGTGCGAACGAGGATGTTTGGCAAAAAACTTGCGACGATACAGAATGCCCCAAGGTTCCGTGTACGGCGAACGGGCTAGAAACCCGGCGTGGTCTTGGATTAACTACACGTGCGCGCACAACTGCAGAGGCACCAGAGCCGAGTCAAGCAGCGAAGGTGAAACTAAAGTAAATTAAGAAAAACCTGTCAATATGGCGGTCGCTCGTGTGAGTGGAGAAGTGATCGAGTAAGACGGGCGACGGGCGTCAACCTTTTGCAAAGTTGTGTCGTACAAGCGGGAAGCGATTGGAAGAACGGATCCAATGGCTTTCAGTCGgacaatgtctggtttgatcCGGCACAAGAGGGGAAACAAGGTTGGCTGAAAGAGTCAAGGTTGTTTGTTTGCCAGGCACAGCATAATGCTCCGAGGTGTGATTCAAACGGTAAGTTCGGTATTGCCCGTATGTAAGGTACGAAGCTGAATGCGATGGTGTAAACGTTTGAGGTCTGCAATATGAACCCTGCGAAGTCCTCGCAATTCTTGAACTTTATTGTGTGTCGCCTGGTCAGCCAGAGCTGAGCTGAATGGATCGGGAGGTTGGGATCGATGAGAGGTCAGGTCGAAATTGTGTAAGCAGAATAAAGCCACAAGCTGTCAATGATGGGACGAGGCGTAGGCCCAAAGCTtgagagagggagaggaaggCTTCTAGGGTATTAtaaaaaaaggaaaaagaaattgCTACCTCTTCCGTTCAATTTTGTAGAGAGGATCAAATTTTGCAGATATTCTGCTGGGACTATTCACATGGAAGTCCAAtaaggaaggaaggaacaGGAGAATGGCTGATGTGAGCAGAGTTGGACTGGCTTGGAGTTTATGTGCGTGCTGGTCCAGATTTGGACATGGTGAAATGCACTTTCTCTGAACTCGAGTCCCAACCGAGCAAGGTAAGAACCTAAGACAGAAACATGGACTCGGAAAGGAGGGCTCATTAATACGCGGTGCGGTGTGTATGCACTCGCGGGTTTATCCATCAGACTCCATTCATGATATTGAGGGGCAACATGCACgccaaccacaccagacagacttCTGCACCAGCAATGCGCCATCAACTAGACTTTCGTGCGCCGTATGTACTGTTTATTATACGAACATGTTCGTAAGCTAACCGGGCTAAAATATGCATGGCCTTTTTAACAATGgcactcttcttctttcggCTATGACAATGCCTGCCGTCTGG
It contains:
- a CDS encoding NAD dependent epimerase/dehydratase (similar to Aspergillus oryzae RIB40 XP_001727827.1) → MSIFICGITGTQGSSIATHILTSPSPPPIHGITRNPTSPPAKHLTSLGAHILPASYTDTDTLTTALSTCRALFLNLSPSFTSPTEELTTAQTIIKIARAQGVQHIIYSSGISVNDAQSLPNWDPESPTAAVLLSKQAIEREVRSAGFKYYTILRPGSFMSNYVQPLVRMYAGLVDEGRWRTAMQRDTLIPLVDVDTIGRFGAAALRDPERFNGKEIELADEFATVDEVLGKLAAVTGRDLKAVYMTDEEVDAEKGTNPFVAGMLMMRGLAGFVDLEKVKEWGMPVSSMDKFIEREKSRVLETYGRGD
- a CDS encoding C6 finger domain-containing protein (similar to Metarhizium acridum CQMa 102 XP_007811245.1) codes for the protein MSGSLTARERGNPPPRRKSCGACIKAKRRCDFALPACLRCSQRNLPCEYPQRGGRRMVQRNADSPAAASLLEEPTISPAVLSCPSAPVVHFDAGIAGMFDNLDTSCIGITDFALPGYSMDSPLMELVQQNTSLMAPTTRELHIEEVISKRLRFAIDEIKRAPSLMILETQTPWCHPLLYKDGMPKSMQGQFTQHQSSNINTHNSQFKDAHASCALYLAKTPINAPIILRAIDLRVKDLLSSPPPTTLIDILAHTQSLILYQTIRLFDGDIHARASAERIIPDVEESAMCLLAHVRFDLESPAKELPLYPLAPTRDFWNDWILQESARRTVLFAFFFLQVYRLVAGQKGLECDGRLGLCHSWTMSAYLWNAGTPVQFARAWRDKRHFVVTDAQFGEVLSEAGADDVDRFGRMWISSLLGMEEAEGWFVSKGGALRSLV
- a CDS encoding glycoside hydrolase family 76 protein (similar to Myceliophthora thermophila ATCC 42464 XP_003660149.1), with translation MGCIRVTGSFGKLLAAIMFLLASPLTFAYNLDPNSTTSIKTIAKQMAEDLLTFYTGDKPGGTPGLLPQPYYWWEAGALMGALVDYWYYTGDDQYNKLVEQALLFQVGDTNDYMPRNQTLTEGNDDQGFWGLAVMSAAENKFPDPPKDKPQWLALAQAVFNTQAARWDTEHCNGGLRWQIFKWNQGYDYKNSISQACFFALGARLALYTGNNSYADWAEKSWDWMIGVGFIDKYWRVIDGAHIGTNCTDHVPYQFSYNSGGFILGAAAMYNYTENPVWKDRLDKLLDASKVFFTGPDKNIMTEVACEPVDRCNLDQQSFKAYLSRWFAAITKWAPHTYDFVMPYLRASAVAAAKQCVGGANKRMCGLKWNQNKYDGSTDVGQQMAAMEVTLACMVQERPGPVTHDNGGTSKGNPGLGGGDMGRDEPKPPDYGPITAGDQAGAAILTAVVIISLLTGIGWLFVDETSDKTPLEQFKGFQSSAAAAISAAAGGGATRSLNEKGGIIVGMGSQRNSTNSAVGTNQSIETAVVRIGRVRSESVGTQRRMSNMPIGWPRQSSNTASGTWHDAPEHPSPTFQSNGS
- a CDS encoding Type I phosphodiesterase / nucleotide pyrophosphatase family protein (similar to Neosartorya fischeri NRRL 181 XP_001260939.1), translating into MSLDRLDTNLPKAERTDSASLLSPIAYDDDAASLHSRSDQDTDSDDDQLQLRARNSRELRAADRIVLMEEEELDRLVTTSRKEKERQRRGSGLSVPSALKIFGRRGSSSQLSSPNASMENLVSEKREARRTRRKQKRDRLLEDARHGEDGELMYEMEEGGMKDGSSTGDSSEREDSEEADRRRLNLVAQARGNRGRSWRRWLFLHSLIAIGNGTALFAPTTIILSLDGFRADFLQRGLTPRLNAFVKEGVSPQYMLPSFPSLTFPNHYTLATGLYPEAHGIVGNTFWDPEFKAEFYYTDPARSLDPKWWGGQPFWVSAEKQGIRSAVHMWPGSEAHIQETFASIVDKYNGNEPLDRKVSRILGFLDMPGKENAALEAKDSRPQLIAAYVPNVDTDGHKYGPNSTEIRSTIQSVDTMLDSLFKGLEARNLTKIVNVIVVSDHGMATTDTSRLLQLEDLIDTSKIEHTDGWPLYGLRPKDNKDIQPLYDQLKEKAKSNPNFDVYLRDVDMPKKYHFSNNHRIAPLWVVPKTGWAIVTKKEFVVTEAKEKGLVYHPRGLHGYDHEHPLMRAIFIARGPAFPHPANSRVEPFQNIEVYNILCDSLGMKPQPNNGTLRLPLKPVGSHDAENQQETPADPPHPETTHSTQFVHASRPTKIVASSSIVVGVDEPTGSPTSTSTEVPAAEPTKDGGKPEGDGKDEGSGSVGDTVKGWWDWITDKVGGLWDTITGSG
- a CDS encoding developmental protein fluG (similar to Paracoccidioides sp. 'lutzii' Pb01 XP_002794250.1), which produces MGSKMPTAIDSNTKLSSFLSTHPNIRTIITQWVDICGVARSRTTSIQRFIELVNAGGSFNGSVLDILSSSTGGLCDELLVHFADKRHRIVPDVSSIRVGFPLCETSAVVVGEVQGGEIEADARANLRRIVDEGAAEGYAFKIGFELEFVLLEKNELTPAAPGLTGVGSNSPWYRSNVWPLMEEVITALADAGILVEQVIKEMGPSQWEVALPPLPPVESVDAYMYARETIRNVAHKHNVVATFYPTPYVGDGQPSGEHIHVSATKGGDDGTSNTWNPDEMMAGILSHAPALAAIGLPQSDSYIRVGNGKMGAGGMVAWGDNHRDVPVRRIGRNHWEVRVHDSTANAYAMVAGMIAAAMDLKALDIGGLTKFTPFCSEEELKALNMTRKLPHSLEEALKEVEDEREWLEKTLGKDYVKWFLVLKRGELEKLGGMDVEQRRKLLVNHF